TAGCCAATCACGCTCCTTTCCTGACGATATTGGATGTCGGTGAGGTCATGGTGAGGGTGGAACCCGATCAGGTTAGATTCATGGCTGTCAGCGGCGGATTTCTGGAGGTTCTGCCCGATGAGGTGGCTATATTGGCCGATGCCGCCGAGTGGGCGGAGGAGATCGACGTGGAGAGGGCAGAACGGGCCAGACGTCGGGCTCTGGAAAGGCTAAAGGAAGGTGGGCCTGAGGTGGATATGGAACGGGCGCTTCAGGCGCTTAAGCGGGCGCAGAACAGGCTTAGGGTCGCGGCAAGACTGGTCACATCGGAGGAGGGAGAAAGAGAATGAACTTATCTGAGGCGCTTAAGGCGGGCGCGATAAAGGTAAACCTTCGAAGCGCCGATAAATTCGGAGTGATAAACGAACTCATCGATCTGGCCGATGAGGTCGGGGTACTATCGAATAAGGAGGATTTCAAGAACGCCATAATGGCCAGGGAGCGCCGGCAATCGACCGGCCTGGAGGACGGCGTAGCCGTCCCACATGCCCTTTCGGACTCCGTCAAAGAGGTTTTCGCCTGCCTTGGTATATCCAGAGGTGGAATCGAGTTCCAATCGCTGGACGGCAAACCCGCCAGGC
The genomic region above belongs to Candidatus Poribacteria bacterium and contains:
- a CDS encoding PTS sugar transporter subunit IIA, with amino-acid sequence MNLSEALKAGAIKVNLRSADKFGVINELIDLADEVGVLSNKEDFKNAIMARERRQSTGLEDGVAVPHALSDSVKEVFACLGISRGGIEFQSLDGKPARLIFLIGAPSGMNTHYLSVLSKVARIFIKQDIRNKVLSASSPEEVMGIIEEEEQEISGALRF
- a CDS encoding F0F1 ATP synthase subunit epsilon, with the translated sequence MFERRFPLEIVTPTRIIFRGEVCSLVVPGIVAPIGILANHAPFLTILDVGEVMVRVEPDQVRFMAVSGGFLEVLPDEVAILADAAEWAEEIDVERAERARRRALERLKEGGPEVDMERALQALKRAQNRLRVAARLVTSEEGERE